One window of Podarcis raffonei isolate rPodRaf1 chromosome 15, rPodRaf1.pri, whole genome shotgun sequence genomic DNA carries:
- the PHLDB1 gene encoding pleckstrin homology-like domain family B member 1 isoform X3, producing METCNRSVGSPAGRVQARLQNSLLDLTETGKGLKVQTEKPHLVSLGSGRLSTAITLLPLEEGKTMLGSAAGDIVLQGAGVAPKHCFIENMHGTLTLHPCGNPCAIDGLAVTRPTRLSQGCMICLGQSTFLRFNHPAEAKWMKSMIPSVGRSPAPQHGLTAEAQSLLNGNQDTAKASRHSHSALVSSIERDLQDIMDSLVLEEEGSTPRQLPSSRGNAPSPDSSVVNGRGGRYLLSPPQSPGAMSVGSSYENTSPPFSPLSSPASSSSCASHSPGTQDQGPALPPVVPVRSSSFNHTMLTPHGGASLDLPSSAGGPNPTRGPVSPRTARRATQESPRSPTPSRRAQPSGDNPRPGPRSSPPPALPAGVSESLPGSPRVQPPTSPRLAPKFQSPSTPRTKATALQERPPSPFREARDTPPGTSRQGLGKGFPPAEPAGFVPLSQSSRALQPPESPRLSRRPLESMRELPPLSPALSRRAVSPAPHGGPPVQTKAGEATCGWRREPLEDLMSASFSCLRGRSPSPTLLAREPGQRKPSYASGLSPAYSLGSLTSASPRQSPRLHRKLSGGLELTPGPLRERKHSISELSGDEGELREYHRWQRQERLREQEMERLERQRLETILSLCAEYTHSDGDPGQEHNTFPSAAAEGAGQPGRRPSKGSISLGRAKEQLVGTLGLRERESLERSDEDHLKEESSSTESAGQEHEEPPSSKASQEAALLEEERTRVLASVDQLKSRAKELEQQLQETAREAEMERALLQGEREAELIQLQQEQKAVQQLQERMSGLDAAIHRDKERAKVDAERKELERLRALYSELKRQLDNCPESMREQLQDQMQREAEALETETKLFEDLEFQHLEKESRLEEEREMLSQQLLHSKAESHRSVARRKERLAALESQANQIRLQAAQEADRLGKEKATTLQMLQKEKETLLALERRYRVLTGGSGFPKASTALREYVTTDQLAVILGSVRSAVGLAHSPSPPAADSAASALPAALLCSSSCPQVYRSKIDGGSSSLAWPKGGSSSSQLNVATLGRSPSPKSSLSPQNGTGSLPRNLASTLQDIESKRQLALQQKGQQVIEEQRRRLADLKQKAAAEAQSQWEALHGQPLPPSPYSPLIHHSILHHHPPGGLGLRANEDGERAYDTLSLESSDSLDTNLSTSGNSACSPDNVSSASGADAGKIEEMEKMLKEAHAEKSRLMESREQEMELRRQALEDERRRREQLERRLQDETARRQKLIEKEVKMREKQFAQARPLTRYLPIRKEDFDLRSHIESSGHSVDTCSHVILSEKMCKGYLVKMGGKIKSWKKRWFVFDRLRRTLSYYADKHETKLKGLIYFQAIEEVYYDHLRSAAKKGFFSLSLASHLADFLPAPFSGESPNPALTFCVKTHDRLYYMVAPSAEAMRIWMDVIVTGAEGYTQFLN from the exons GGTGTATGATTTGCCTGGGCCAGTCGACCTTCCTTCGGTTCAACCACCCGGCTGAGGCGAAGTGGATGAAAAGCATGATTCCCAGTGTGGGGCGAAGCCCTGCACCCCAGCATGGGCTCACAGCAG AGGCCCAGAGCCTTCTGAACGGCAACCAAGATACGGCGAAGGCTTCCCGGCACAGCCACAGCGCCCTGGTCAGCTCCATTGAGCGGGACTTGCAGGACATCATGGACtccctggtgctggaggaggaaggcagcaCTCCCAGGCAGCTCCCCAGCAGCCGCGGCAACGCTCCGTCGCCAGACTCCTCCGTCGTGAATGGCAGGGGCGGGCGCTACCTGCTGTCACCTCCCCAGAGCCCTGGCGCCATGTCTGTGGGATCCAGCTACGAAAACACCTCCCCacccttctctcccctctcctctcccgcaaGCAGTAGCAGCTGCGCCAGCCACTCGCCTGGCACCCAGGACCAGGGCCCGGCCCTGCCTCCGGTGGTGCCCGTTCGCTCCTCTAGTTTCAACCACACCATGCTGACTCCTCACGGCGGGGCCAGCCTGGACCTGCCGAGCAGCGCTGGAGGCCCGAACCCGACACGGGGGCCGGTGAGCCCACGGACGGCTCGGAGGGCCACACAGGAGAGTCCCCGGAGCCCCACACCCAGCCGCAGGGCCCAGCCCTCGGGGGACAACCCCCGCCCGGGCCCACGCAGCTCCCCTCCTCCTGCATTGCCCGCTGGCGTGAGCGAGAGCCTGCCAGGAAGCCCTCGGGTACAGCCACCCACCAGCCCACGCCTGGCCCCCAAATTCCAGTCGCCTTCCACCCCACGGACCAAGGCCACGGCTCTGCAGGAGAGGCCTCCCAGCCCTTTCCGGGAAGCGCGGGACACTCCTCCTGGCACCTCCCGCCAAGGTCTGGGCAAAGGCTTCCCGCCAGCTGAGCCTGCTGGGTTTGTGCCTCTCAGCCAGTCGAGCCGGGCCCTGCAGCCCCCCGAGAGCCCCCGACTCAGCCGGCGGCCTCTGGAGAGCATGCGGGAGCTGCCTCCTCTCAGCCCCGCCTTGTCCCGCCGGGCAGTGTCGCCAGCCCCTCACGGCGGCCCCCCAGTGCAGACCAAGGCCGGTGAGGCCACCTGTGGCTGGCGGAGGGAGCCTCTCGAGGACCTTATGTCTGCCTCTTTCTCCTGCCTGCGGGGACGCAGCCCCTCGCCcaccctgctggccagggagccTGGCCAACGCAAGCCCAGCTACGCAAGCGGCCTGAGCCCCGCCTACAGCCTGGGCTCCCTGACCTCGGCCTCGCCGCGCCAGAGCCCCCGCCTGCACCGGAAGTTGTCTGGGGGGCTGGAGCTGACGCCGGGGCCCCTGCGGGAGCGCAAGCACAGCATCTCGGAGCTCAGCGGCGACGAGGGGGAGCTGAGGGAATACCATCGCTGGCAGCGCCAGGAGCGGCTCCGGGAACAGGAGATGGAGCGGCTG GAGCGGCAGCGGCTGGAGACCATCCTGAGCCTGTGTGCCGAGTACACTCACAGCGATGGCGATCCGGGCCAGGAGCACAACACTTTCCCCAGCGCTGCTGCCGAGGGCGCTGGCCAGCCGGGAAGGAGGCCCTCCAAGGGCTCCATCAGTCTTGGACGAGCGAAGGAGCAGCTGGTGGGAACCCTGGGCCTGCGGGAGAGGGAGAGCTTGGAGCGCTCGGATGAGGACCACCTGAAAGAGGAAAGCAGCAGCACGGAGAGTGCCGGCCAGGAG CACGAAGAGCCACCCAGCTCCAAAGCCAGCCAGGAGGCGGCGCTGCTGGAGGAGGAGCGCACCCGTGTCCTGGCCAGCGTCGATCAGCTGAAGAGCCGAGCTAAggagctggagcagcagctgcaggaaacAGCCCGGGAG GCGGAGATGGAGCGGGCCCTCCTGCAAGGCGAGCGGGAGGCCGAACTGATCCAGCTGCAGCAGGAGCAGAAGGCAGTGCAGCAGTTGCAGGAGCGCATGTCTGGTCTGGACGCCGCCATCCACCGGGACAAG GAGAGGGCAAAGGTTGATGCTGAAAGGAAGGAACTTGAGCGACTGCGGGCACTATACTCTGAGCTCAAGCGCCAGCTTGATAACTGCCCTGAGTCAATGAGGGAGCAGTTGCAGGACCAGATGCAAAGG GAAGCGGAGGCCCTGGAGACGGAGACGAAGCTGTTTGAGGACCTGGAGTTCCAGCACCTGGAGAAGGAGAGCCGCCTGGAGGAGGAACGCGAGATGCTCAGCCAGCAGCTCCTGCACAGCAAAGCCGAGAGCCACCGCAGCGTGGCACGGAGGAAG GAACGCCTGGCAGCGCTGGAGAGTCAAGCCAACCAgatcaggctgcaggctgctcagGAGGCTGACCGGCTGGGCAAGGAGAAAGCCACCACCTTGCAGATGCTGCAGAAG GAGAAGGAGACCCTCCTTGCGCTAGAGAGACGGTACCGGGTGCTGACTGGTGGCTCTGGCTTCCCCAAGGCCTCTACAGCTCTGCGAGAG TATGTGACAACTGACCAACTGGCAGTGATTCTGGGCAGCGTCAGGTCGGCTGTAGGGCTTGCCCACTCCCCCAGCCCCCCTGCGGCAGACTCCGCTGCTTCTGCCCTGCCGGCGGCGCTGCTCTGCTCCTCCAGCTGCCCCCAG GTCTATCGCTCCAAGATTGATGGTGGCTCCAGCAGCTTGGCTTGGCCCAAAGGAGGCAGCTCTTCCTCGCAGCTCAACGTGGCCACTCTGGGGCGCAGCCCCTCGCCCAAG AGCTCCCTGTCCCCACAAAACGGCACCGGCAGCCTCCCTCGGAATCTGGCCAGCACCCTGCAGGATATCGAGAGCAAGCGCCAACTGGCCCTTCAGCAAAAGG GCCAGCAGGTGATTGAGGAGCAGCGGAGGCGCTTGGCCGACCTGAAGCAGAAAGCGGCGGCCGAGGCTCAGTCCCAGTGGGAGGCCCTGCATGGGCAGCCCCTTCCCCCTTCTCCGTACTCCCCCCTCATCCACCACTCCATCCTCCATCACCACCCACCGGGGGGCCTGGGCCTGCGCGCCAACGAAGACGGGGAGCGTGCCTACGACACCCTCAGCCTGGAGAGCTCCGACAGCCTCGACACCAACCTGTCCACGAGCGGCAACTCCGCCTGCTCCCCGGACAACGTCTCCAG CGCCAGCGGGGCAGATGCAGGGAAGATCGAGGAGATGGAGAAGATGCTGAAGGAGGCCCACGCGGAGAAGTCGCGCCTGATGGAATCGCGG GAACAAGAGATGGAGCTGCGGCGCCAGGCCCTGGAGGACGAGCGGCGGAGGCGGGAGCAGCTGGAGCGGCGTCTGCAGGATGAGACGGCGCGGCGGCAGAAGCTCATCGAGAAGGAGGTCAAGATGCGAGAAAAGCAGTTTGCCCAG GCCCGCCCCCTGACGCGCTACCTGCCCATCCGCAAAGAGGACTTCGACCTGCGTTCGCACATTGAATCATCTGGCCACAGTGTGGACACCTGCAGCCACGTCATCCTCTCTGAGAAGATGTGCAAAGGCTACCTGGTCAAGATGGGGGGTAAAATCAAGTCCTGGAAGAAGCGATGGTTCGTTTTTGACCGCCTGCGGCGCACTCTCTCCTACTATGCTG ACAAGCATGAGACGAAGCTCAAGGGCCTCATCTACTTCCAGGCCATTGAGGAGGTTTATTACGATCACTTGCGCAGCGCAGCCAAG aaGGGATTCTTCTCTCTCAGCCTGGCCAGT CACCTAGCCGactttctccctgcccccttcAGTGGAGAG AGCCCCAACCCTGCCCTCACCTTCTGCGTCAAGACTCACGACCGCCTCTACTACATGGTGGCCCCATCGGCTGAGGCCATGCGCATTTGGATGGATGTCATCGTGACAGGAGCCGAGGGCTACACGCAGTTCCTGAACTGA